A region from the Chitinophaga sp. Cy-1792 genome encodes:
- a CDS encoding DUF3347 domain-containing protein yields the protein MKLKIFLPFGAMILSASLFSCHNQGAEKGGEDTAVAATTALQAPYNDVYYDSLNQVMGAYYQLSAAFAGSNATAASAAAAVLKLHVDSLPVQLLQMDSARLGNITGITGSISAELTGLQGEQDIEGKRASFQMISDMLYDLIKTTGYKGHTVYHQFCPMAFDDKGAYWLSETEKIVNPYFGEKMLSCGSTNDSLIYK from the coding sequence ATGAAATTAAAAATATTTCTCCCGTTTGGAGCCATGATACTCTCTGCCAGCCTGTTTTCCTGTCATAATCAGGGTGCTGAAAAAGGGGGAGAAGATACAGCCGTTGCGGCCACAACCGCCTTACAGGCACCCTATAATGACGTTTATTATGACTCCCTGAACCAGGTAATGGGGGCATATTACCAGCTCTCTGCCGCATTTGCAGGTTCTAATGCTACGGCCGCCAGTGCGGCAGCGGCAGTGCTAAAATTGCATGTGGATAGTCTGCCGGTGCAATTATTGCAGATGGATAGTGCCCGCCTGGGTAATATCACGGGTATTACGGGCAGTATCAGCGCTGAGCTGACTGGTTTGCAGGGGGAGCAGGATATTGAAGGCAAAAGGGCCTCTTTCCAGATGATATCTGACATGCTGTATGATCTTATTAAAACCACCGGCTATAAAGGCCATACGGTTTACCACCAGTTTTGCCCGATGGCATTTGATGACAAAGGTGCTTATTGGCTGAGTGAAACTGAAAAGATCGTAAATCCGTATTTTGGAGAGAAGATGTTAAGTTGCGGGTCTACCAATGATTCGTTAATTTATAAATAA
- a CDS encoding ABC-F family ATP-binding cassette domain-containing protein, with product MLIALQDITFEFGSRVILENSSWHIEPGDRIGLIGLNGTGKSTLLRIINGEYSVSKGSVNKSKNLSIGFFNQDLLSFETDESILTVGMMAFGKALELEKDIERITKELEHNQTDELLNEFSDKLHEFEALDGYNMKHKTAQVLEGLGFSTADLERPYSQFSGGWRMRVLLARLILQQPDVLMLDEPTNHLDLPSIEWLERYLIGYNGAVIIVSHDRFFLDRMVNGIVEVYQQQLHHYSGNYEDYEVEKELRREMQQRAYENQQDYIRQQERFIERFKAKASKAAQAQSIAKRLDKLDRIEQVDGGPSKIRINFTVEKMPGKILATLTDVSKSFGNNVILKNTGAEINRGDKIALIGANGKGKSTLLRIIAGTETHEGERTPGHNVVTSFYAQHQLESLDLNSEILDELKNAGSGKTELELRQLLGCFLFTGDDVFKKIRILSGGEKARVALAKTIISQANFLMLDEPTNHLDMNSVQMLIDALAKYEGSIVLVSHDRYFVSQTANKIWEIVDGEIKEFKGTYGEWEEWKKRMAANQQIQEKEKTTPSHGNAAAETKKETKAEAVAPKGAINKDVQRELQKQQKQFSNLEGQLASLKARKADLEASLGNPDIYGNKDKFASVESEYNDVLKFLERANEQYEGLFDKIMQLEAALMS from the coding sequence ATGTTGATCGCATTACAGGACATAACATTTGAGTTTGGCTCCAGGGTGATTTTGGAAAATTCCTCCTGGCATATTGAACCCGGCGACCGTATCGGCCTGATAGGCCTGAACGGAACTGGTAAATCCACTTTGCTGCGCATCATCAATGGCGAATACTCTGTCTCCAAAGGAAGTGTCAATAAAAGTAAAAACCTGAGTATCGGTTTCTTCAACCAGGACCTCCTGAGCTTTGAAACAGACGAATCTATCCTCACCGTAGGTATGATGGCCTTTGGTAAAGCACTCGAGCTGGAAAAAGACATCGAAAGGATCACCAAAGAACTCGAACATAACCAGACCGACGAACTGCTCAACGAATTCAGTGATAAGTTACACGAATTCGAAGCCCTCGACGGTTATAATATGAAACACAAGACCGCCCAGGTACTGGAAGGTCTCGGTTTCAGCACGGCAGACCTGGAACGTCCCTACAGCCAGTTCTCCGGAGGTTGGCGTATGCGTGTACTCCTCGCCCGTCTTATCCTCCAGCAGCCGGATGTACTCATGCTCGATGAGCCTACCAACCACCTTGACCTTCCTTCCATCGAATGGCTGGAGCGTTACCTGATTGGTTACAACGGCGCCGTGATCATCGTTTCCCACGACCGCTTCTTCCTGGACCGTATGGTAAATGGTATCGTAGAAGTTTACCAGCAGCAGTTACACCACTACTCCGGTAACTACGAAGATTACGAAGTAGAGAAAGAACTGCGCCGCGAAATGCAGCAACGTGCCTACGAAAATCAGCAGGACTATATCCGCCAGCAGGAAAGATTTATCGAACGATTCAAGGCGAAAGCTTCCAAAGCCGCACAGGCACAGAGTATAGCCAAGCGCCTCGATAAGTTGGATAGAATCGAACAGGTAGATGGCGGCCCTTCCAAAATCCGTATCAACTTCACCGTTGAAAAGATGCCGGGAAAAATCCTCGCTACCCTGACCGATGTCAGCAAAAGCTTTGGCAACAACGTCATTCTTAAAAATACCGGTGCAGAGATCAACCGTGGTGATAAAATTGCCCTTATCGGTGCAAACGGTAAAGGTAAGTCTACCCTACTCCGCATCATTGCCGGCACCGAAACCCACGAAGGTGAGCGCACGCCGGGTCATAACGTAGTTACCAGTTTCTACGCCCAGCACCAGCTGGAATCCCTGGACCTCAACAGCGAGATCCTGGATGAGCTGAAAAATGCCGGCAGCGGTAAAACAGAACTGGAACTCCGTCAGCTGTTAGGCTGCTTCCTATTTACCGGCGACGACGTATTTAAAAAGATACGTATCCTTTCCGGTGGTGAAAAAGCCCGCGTAGCACTGGCTAAAACCATTATCAGCCAGGCCAACTTCCTCATGCTCGATGAGCCGACGAACCACCTGGACATGAACTCCGTACAGATGCTGATCGATGCACTCGCGAAATATGAAGGTAGTATCGTACTCGTTTCCCACGACCGTTATTTCGTTAGCCAGACAGCCAACAAAATCTGGGAAATCGTAGATGGTGAAATCAAAGAGTTTAAAGGCACCTACGGGGAATGGGAAGAATGGAAAAAACGTATGGCTGCCAATCAGCAGATCCAGGAAAAGGAGAAAACCACTCCTTCCCATGGTAACGCTGCCGCAGAAACGAAAAAAGAAACCAAAGCGGAAGCTGTAGCCCCTAAAGGCGCCATCAATAAAGATGTGCAGCGTGAACTGCAGAAACAACAGAAGCAGTTTAGTAACCTGGAAGGACAGCTGGCCAGTCTGAAAGCCCGCAAGGCTGACCTGGAAGCCAGCCTTGGCAATCCGGATATCTACGGCAACAAGGATAAATTCGCTTCTGTGGAAAGTGAATACAATGATGTACTCAAATTCCTCGAAAGAGCGAATGAACAATATGAAGGGCTGTTCGACAAAATCATGCAGCTGGAAGCAGCGCTGATGAGCTAA
- a CDS encoding response regulator transcription factor, with product MQKILVVEDEVKVANAVKKGLEENGFDVDVAYDGRMAKSLVNSNNYDLVILDLNLPHSNGYELCEVIRQKNIRIPIIMLTALGGMDDKMQAFELGADDYLVKPFDFRELLARIRVFLKRAGSETSQSTQYKIVIGDLEIDREKKEVSRSGKKIALTAKEYQLLEFLALHKGKVISKLTIAEKVWDIDFDTGTNVIEVYMNFLRKKIDKDFENKLLHTKTGMGYYLSEE from the coding sequence ATGCAAAAAATTCTTGTAGTAGAAGATGAAGTGAAAGTTGCCAACGCTGTAAAAAAAGGATTGGAAGAAAATGGTTTTGATGTGGACGTTGCCTATGACGGCCGTATGGCTAAAAGCCTCGTCAACAGCAACAATTACGACCTGGTTATCCTCGACCTCAATCTGCCCCACAGCAACGGATACGAACTTTGCGAGGTGATACGACAGAAAAACATCCGTATTCCCATTATTATGCTGACGGCCTTAGGTGGTATGGATGATAAAATGCAGGCTTTTGAACTAGGGGCAGATGATTACCTCGTAAAACCCTTCGACTTCAGAGAACTACTTGCCAGAATACGCGTATTCCTCAAACGTGCCGGCTCCGAAACTTCACAAAGTACCCAATACAAAATCGTTATAGGCGACCTCGAAATCGACCGGGAAAAGAAAGAAGTGAGCCGTAGCGGCAAAAAAATAGCCCTTACTGCCAAAGAATACCAGCTGCTGGAATTCCTGGCCCTCCATAAAGGAAAAGTTATTTCCAAACTTACCATTGCCGAGAAAGTATGGGATATCGACTTTGACACAGGTACCAATGTGATCGAAGTATATATGAACTTCCTTCGTAAAAAAATTGACAAGGATTTCGAAAATAAACTCCTGCATACCAAAACAGGTATGGGTTATTACCTCTCAGAAGAATAG